A genomic window from Levilactobacillus yonginensis includes:
- the dnaG gene encoding DNA primase, giving the protein MAKIPEDVIETVRSATNIADVVGQYVQLKKSGKNLFGLCPFHEERTPSFSVTEDKQIFHCFSCGRGGNVFKFLMELEHVTFPEAVVKVADFSHVDLASEYRQDAAGPAVDSKTSQLIDLQEQAAKLYHHILVNTEGGQPALDYLHDRGLTDDTIEAYQLGFAPSQRLLKPFFDQHQSDYQLLRQSGLFIENAEGELRDRFSERVMFPLRNASGHVAAFSGRLLKKADDQPKYLNSPETQLFNKSRLLFNFDQARSAIRAAGEVTLFEGYMDVISAAQSGVENGIASMGTSLTTEQIYAIERTTDKLNVCYDGDEPGQRAIARALDLLNQHSHLQLSVIQLPEGQDPDEYRQAHGEPALKQMLTTARETPIQFHLRYLRRNRSLDTDSERLDYLNQIMPMLAQVQEPVELDLYLNQLATEFKIDKSALTAQLKQVQRDTAAKQERSRPATNAAPAPAEPPVTVYQQQRPLTRLERAERGLLYRLLHDRNVWAKISSIADFSFVHDDYQMIYTLAQGYFQTHQTYQTAQFTDFIQEDRLQQLVIDLETATYAAVTPREIDDYLAVIMDEAPVDEQLRLKKNQLAEASRLGDAAQQRQLVIEIVQLEQRRQANKQL; this is encoded by the coding sequence TTGGCGAAAATACCCGAGGACGTGATTGAGACTGTCCGTTCGGCCACCAACATCGCGGATGTGGTTGGCCAGTACGTTCAGCTCAAAAAGTCTGGTAAGAACCTGTTTGGTCTCTGTCCGTTCCATGAAGAACGGACGCCCTCGTTTTCCGTGACCGAGGATAAACAAATTTTCCACTGCTTTAGTTGTGGTCGCGGGGGGAACGTCTTCAAGTTCCTGATGGAATTGGAACACGTGACTTTCCCTGAGGCCGTGGTTAAGGTTGCTGATTTTAGTCACGTTGATCTAGCCAGTGAATACCGGCAGGATGCGGCGGGACCAGCAGTTGATTCTAAAACGAGTCAACTGATCGACCTCCAAGAACAAGCAGCCAAGTTGTATCACCATATCTTGGTGAATACCGAGGGTGGGCAACCGGCCTTGGATTACCTGCACGACCGGGGCTTGACTGACGATACGATTGAGGCTTATCAGTTGGGGTTTGCTCCCAGTCAGCGGCTCCTCAAGCCATTTTTTGACCAACACCAAAGTGATTACCAGTTATTGCGGCAATCTGGTCTGTTTATCGAAAACGCTGAGGGTGAACTGCGCGACCGTTTTTCGGAACGGGTGATGTTCCCACTGCGGAATGCTAGTGGTCACGTAGCGGCCTTTTCCGGGCGACTCCTAAAAAAGGCGGATGATCAGCCTAAATATTTAAACAGTCCAGAAACACAACTGTTTAATAAAAGTCGGTTGTTATTCAACTTTGACCAAGCCCGGTCCGCTATTCGGGCGGCTGGGGAGGTCACCCTATTTGAAGGGTACATGGACGTTATCTCGGCTGCCCAATCGGGGGTGGAAAATGGGATTGCCTCCATGGGGACCAGCTTAACGACCGAGCAAATCTACGCCATCGAACGGACGACGGATAAGTTGAACGTTTGTTATGACGGGGATGAGCCTGGTCAGCGAGCAATTGCGCGAGCACTGGACCTACTCAATCAGCACAGTCATCTGCAACTGAGTGTGATTCAGTTGCCAGAGGGGCAAGATCCTGATGAGTACCGGCAGGCGCACGGTGAGCCAGCGTTGAAACAAATGTTGACCACTGCTCGCGAAACGCCCATTCAGTTTCACCTGCGGTACCTGCGACGTAACCGATCTTTGGACACTGACAGCGAACGGCTAGACTACTTAAACCAGATTATGCCGATGCTTGCTCAGGTTCAGGAACCCGTCGAGTTAGATTTATACCTCAACCAGTTAGCGACGGAATTTAAAATCGATAAATCCGCACTAACGGCTCAGTTGAAACAGGTCCAACGCGACACGGCCGCTAAACAGGAACGGTCACGTCCAGCGACCAACGCGGCTCCCGCACCAGCTGAACCGCCGGTGACGGTGTATCAGCAACAACGACCGCTTACCCGGTTGGAACGCGCTGAGCGAGGATTGCTGTACCGGTTGCTGCACGACCGGAATGTCTGGGCGAAGATCAGCAGTATTGCTGACTTTAGCTTCGTTCACGACGATTATCAAATGATCTACACCTTGGCCCAAGGTTATTTTCAAACACATCAGACTTATCAGACCGCGCAGTTTACGGACTTCATTCAAGAAGACCGGCTGCAGCAATTGGTCATCGACTTGGAAACGGCAACTTACGCGGCGGTCACCCCACGTGAGATCGATGATTATTTAGCGGTCATTATGGATGAGGCTCCGGTCGATGAGCAACTCCGGTTGAAAAAGAATCAACTGGCAGAGGCTTCACGACTCGGAGATGCCGCTCAACAACGACAATTAGTCATTGAAATTGTTCAACTGGAGCAACGACGCCAGGCGAACAAGCAACTTTAG